Proteins from one Bacteroides zhangwenhongii genomic window:
- a CDS encoding CvpA family protein, with protein MTTIDIIILIVVGAGAIVGFIKGFIRQLASILGLIVGLLAAKALYASLAEKLCPAVTDSMTVAQVLAFIMIWIAIPLIFVLIASLLTKAMKAISLNWLNRWLGSGLGALKFLLLTSVVIGAIEFVDGDNKLISATKKEESLLYYPMETFAGIFFPAAKNMTQQYILENKDATRRTQ; from the coding sequence ATGACAACGATTGATATAATAATCCTTATAGTAGTGGGTGCAGGGGCGATTGTAGGCTTTATAAAGGGCTTTATCCGTCAGTTGGCCTCTATCTTGGGATTGATAGTCGGTTTGCTGGCGGCAAAGGCTTTGTATGCTTCTTTGGCGGAGAAGCTCTGTCCGGCAGTGACAGATTCGATGACCGTTGCGCAGGTATTGGCTTTCATAATGATATGGATTGCCATTCCGTTGATTTTTGTGCTGATTGCCTCCTTGTTGACAAAAGCGATGAAAGCCATTTCGCTGAACTGGTTGAACCGTTGGCTGGGAAGCGGGTTGGGAGCGCTTAAATTTTTGTTATTGACAAGTGTGGTGATTGGAGCGATAGAGTTTGTGGATGGCGATAATAAGTTAATTAGTGCAACAAAAAAGGAAGAATCCTTGTTATATTATCCGATGGAGACGTTTGCGGGAATTTTTTTCCCTGCTGCAAAGAATATGACTCAACAATATATATTAGAGAATAAAGATGCAACAAGAAGAACCCAATAA
- the infB gene encoding translation initiation factor IF-2 has protein sequence MTIRLNKVTRDLNVGIATVVEFLQKKGYTVEANPNTKISEEQYAILVKEFSTDKNLRLESERFIQERQNKDRNKASVSIEGFEKQPEKPKSEDVIKTVVPEDARPKFKPVGKIDLDKLNGRRTEKVEKEPEQKKETVEERPVAQPEVKKEPEVKVEEVVAPVQAEPVAKQVEPVKQAEPVKQPEAVKPEPVKEPEPIVEKQPAEVEKVVEEVIKEEPKVEVAPVKAEEHNSMEQPVKAVSAEIAPETTVEVEKETSKEEEIFKIRQPELGAKINVIGQIDLAALNQSTRPKKKSKEEKRREREEKEKIRQDQKKLMKEAIIKEIRKDDSKLQKGGVKDNVDAAGNKKKRNRINKEKVDVNNVATSGFAAPRPNVQGKGGNNGGGNNQGGNNNRKNNNKDRFKKPVIKQEVSEEDVAKQVKETLARLTTKGKNKTSKYRKEKREMASNRMQELEDQEMADSKVLKLTEFVTANELATMMDVSVNQVIATCMSIGIMVSINQRLDAETINLVAEEFGFKTEYVSAEVAQAIVEEEDAPEDLEPRAPIVTVMGHVDHGKTSLLDYIRKANVIAGEAGGITQHIGAYNVKLEDGRRITFLDTPGHEAFTAMRARGAKVTDIAIIIVAADDNVMPQTKEAINHAMAAGVPIVFAINKVDKPTANPDKIKEELAAMNYLVEEWGGKYQSQDISAKKGIGVEDLLEKVLLEAEMLDLKANPNRNATGSIIESSLDKGRGYVATVLVSNGTLKVGDIVLAGTSYGRVKAMFNERNQRIKEAGPAEPALILGLNGAPAAGDTFHVVESDQEAREITNKREQLAREQGLRTQKILTLDELGRRIALGNFQELNIIVKGDVDGSVEALSDSLIKLSTEQIQVNVIHKGVGAISESDVSLAAASDAIIVGFQVRPSGAAAKMAEQEGVDIRKYSVIYDAIEEVKAAMEGMLAPELKEQVTATIEVREVFNITKVGLVAGAMVKTGKVKRSDKARLIRDGIVIFTGNINALKRFKDDVKEVGTNFECGISLVNCNDMKVGDMIETFEEIEVKQTL, from the coding sequence ATGACGATAAGGTTAAACAAAGTTACAAGAGATTTGAACGTAGGAATCGCGACGGTAGTTGAGTTCCTGCAAAAGAAGGGGTATACCGTTGAGGCTAATCCTAATACAAAAATTAGCGAGGAGCAATACGCTATACTCGTAAAAGAGTTTAGTACAGATAAGAACCTTAGACTTGAGTCGGAGCGTTTCATTCAGGAACGTCAGAATAAGGATCGTAATAAGGCGTCGGTATCGATTGAAGGCTTTGAAAAGCAGCCGGAAAAACCGAAGTCGGAAGATGTGATCAAAACAGTCGTACCGGAGGATGCACGCCCGAAGTTTAAACCTGTCGGGAAAATTGACTTGGATAAATTGAACGGTCGTAGAACTGAGAAAGTTGAGAAAGAACCGGAACAGAAGAAAGAAACTGTTGAAGAACGTCCAGTAGCTCAACCGGAAGTGAAGAAGGAACCTGAGGTGAAGGTAGAAGAGGTGGTAGCGCCTGTTCAGGCGGAACCTGTGGCTAAACAAGTTGAACCGGTCAAACAGGCAGAACCGGTGAAGCAACCGGAGGCTGTAAAACCGGAACCGGTGAAAGAACCGGAACCTATAGTGGAAAAGCAACCGGCAGAAGTTGAAAAAGTAGTGGAGGAAGTGATTAAAGAAGAGCCGAAGGTAGAAGTTGCACCTGTGAAGGCGGAAGAACATAACAGCATGGAACAACCTGTGAAAGCAGTATCGGCGGAAATAGCTCCGGAGACAACGGTAGAGGTAGAGAAAGAAACTTCTAAAGAAGAAGAGATATTCAAGATCCGTCAACCGGAATTGGGTGCGAAAATCAATGTAATCGGTCAGATTGACCTGGCTGCATTGAACCAGTCTACCCGTCCTAAGAAAAAATCGAAGGAAGAGAAACGCCGCGAACGTGAAGAGAAAGAGAAAATCCGTCAGGATCAGAAGAAGTTGATGAAAGAAGCTATCATTAAAGAGATTCGCAAGGATGACTCGAAACTGCAGAAGGGTGGAGTGAAAGATAATGTTGACGCGGCCGGAAACAAGAAAAAGCGGAACCGTATCAACAAAGAGAAGGTGGACGTGAACAACGTGGCTACTTCGGGCTTTGCTGCTCCGAGACCGAATGTGCAAGGCAAAGGCGGTAACAATGGTGGCGGCAACAACCAGGGTGGCAATAATAACCGTAAAAATAATAATAAGGATCGCTTCAAGAAACCGGTTATCAAACAGGAGGTAAGCGAGGAAGATGTAGCAAAGCAGGTAAAAGAAACTCTAGCTCGTCTGACAACCAAAGGTAAGAATAAGACTTCCAAATATCGTAAAGAGAAACGCGAGATGGCTTCCAACCGTATGCAGGAATTGGAAGATCAGGAAATGGCGGACAGCAAGGTATTGAAGCTGACCGAATTCGTTACGGCTAATGAACTGGCAACGATGATGGATGTTTCTGTCAACCAGGTAATCGCCACTTGTATGAGTATCGGTATCATGGTTTCCATCAATCAGCGTCTGGATGCTGAAACAATTAATCTGGTGGCTGAAGAATTCGGATTCAAGACCGAATATGTAAGTGCGGAAGTTGCTCAGGCTATTGTGGAAGAGGAAGACGCTCCGGAAGATCTGGAACCGCGCGCTCCGATTGTTACGGTGATGGGACATGTTGACCACGGTAAGACTTCATTGCTTGACTATATCCGTAAGGCGAATGTGATTGCCGGTGAGGCCGGAGGTATCACACAGCATATCGGTGCATATAATGTGAAGTTGGAGGACGGACGCCGTATCACATTCCTCGATACTCCGGGTCATGAGGCGTTTACCGCTATGCGTGCCCGTGGTGCGAAAGTTACGGATATCGCCATTATTATTGTAGCTGCCGATGATAACGTCATGCCGCAAACAAAGGAAGCAATCAACCATGCGATGGCGGCAGGTGTACCTATTGTCTTTGCTATTAATAAGGTTGATAAGCCGACGGCAAATCCGGATAAGATTAAGGAAGAACTGGCTGCCATGAACTATCTTGTTGAAGAATGGGGTGGTAAATATCAGTCACAAGATATCTCTGCCAAGAAAGGTATAGGTGTGGAAGATTTGTTGGAAAAGGTATTGCTGGAAGCGGAAATGCTTGATCTGAAAGCAAATCCGAACCGTAATGCTACAGGTTCCATTATCGAGTCTTCATTGGACAAGGGACGTGGATATGTAGCTACTGTGCTGGTATCTAACGGTACTTTGAAAGTGGGAGACATCGTATTGGCAGGAACAAGCTACGGACGTGTGAAGGCTATGTTCAACGAACGTAATCAGCGTATCAAGGAAGCAGGACCTGCCGAACCGGCATTGATTCTGGGATTGAATGGCGCTCCTGCCGCAGGTGACACATTCCACGTGGTAGAAAGCGATCAGGAAGCCCGTGAAATTACCAACAAACGTGAGCAGCTGGCTCGCGAACAGGGCTTGCGTACGCAGAAGATCCTTACATTGGATGAGCTGGGTCGTCGTATCGCTTTGGGTAACTTCCAGGAATTGAACATCATTGTGAAGGGTGACGTGGACGGTTCTGTCGAAGCATTGAGCGACTCCTTGATTAAGTTGTCTACCGAACAGATCCAGGTTAATGTAATCCATAAGGGTGTGGGAGCAATCTCCGAGTCGGATGTTTCTCTGGCTGCCGCTTCAGATGCGATTATCGTCGGATTCCAGGTACGTCCTTCGGGTGCTGCCGCTAAGATGGCGGAACAGGAAGGTGTCGATATCCGCAAATACTCTGTCATCTATGATGCAATCGAGGAGGTGAAAGCCGCTATGGAAGGTATGTTGGCACCGGAACTGAAAGAACAGGTGACAGCTACGATCGAAGTGCGTGAAGTATTCAACATCACGAAGGTGGGACTTGTAGCAGGTGCGATGGTGAAGACCGGAAAGGTGAAACGCAGCGACAAGGCTCGTTTGATCCGCGATGGTATCGTTATCTTTACCGGAAACATCAACGCTTTGAAACGCTTCAAGGACGATGTGAAGGAAGTGGGTACAAACTTCGAGTGTGGTATCAGTCTGGTGAATTGCAATGACATGAAGGTGGGCGATATGATCGAGACATTCGAGGAAATAGAAGTGAAACAGACATTATAA
- the rimP gene encoding ribosome assembly cofactor RimP, with the protein MIEKKTVCQIVEEWLEGKDYFLVEVTVSPDDKIVVEIDHAEGVWIEDCVELSRYIESKLNREEEDYELEVGSAGIGQPFKVLQQYYIHIGQEVEVMTKGGQKLTGVLKDADEEKFTVSVQKKVKMEGAKRPKLVEEDETFTYEQIKYTKYLISFK; encoded by the coding sequence ATGATAGAAAAGAAAACTGTTTGTCAGATTGTAGAAGAGTGGCTGGAAGGAAAAGACTACTTTCTAGTAGAAGTGACCGTGAGCCCGGATGACAAGATCGTGGTTGAGATAGACCATGCGGAAGGTGTTTGGATTGAAGATTGTGTGGAGCTTAGCCGCTACATAGAGTCGAAACTGAACCGTGAAGAGGAGGATTATGAACTGGAAGTGGGTTCGGCCGGTATCGGACAGCCCTTTAAGGTGCTGCAACAGTATTACATCCACATCGGACAGGAAGTGGAAGTGATGACTAAGGGTGGACAGAAACTGACCGGTGTTCTGAAAGATGCGGATGAAGAGAAATTTACAGTGTCTGTACAGAAGAAAGTGAAAATGGAAGGTGCTAAGCGTCCGAAACTGGTGGAAGAGGACGAAACCTTCACTTACGAGCAAATAAAATATACTAAATACTTAATTAGCTTTAAATAG
- a CDS encoding YgjP family zinc-dependent metalloprotease, whose protein sequence is MMKETIIEDSELGCLIVRVNPRARSLVFRTKREAVYVSVPPGTTLKEVKQAIENLRGKLLASRQKMGRPLIDLNYKIEAEFFKLSLVSGEKDRFLANSRLGFMQIVCPPDADFADENLQDWLRKVIEESMRRNAKSILPPRLERLARQHGLSYTSVKINSSQGRWGSCSGRKTINLSYYLVLLPSHLIDYVLLHELCHTREMNHGERFWALLNQFTEGKALALRGELKKYRTEI, encoded by the coding sequence ATGATGAAGGAAACAATTATAGAAGATAGTGAATTGGGATGTTTGATCGTGCGTGTTAATCCGCGTGCGCGAAGTCTGGTGTTCCGTACAAAGAGAGAAGCTGTCTATGTCTCGGTTCCTCCGGGCACTACATTGAAAGAAGTAAAGCAGGCGATCGAGAATCTTCGTGGAAAACTTCTGGCTTCCCGTCAAAAGATGGGTCGGCCGTTGATTGATTTGAATTATAAGATTGAAGCTGAGTTTTTCAAACTGTCTCTGGTATCCGGAGAGAAAGACCGCTTTCTGGCAAATTCACGATTGGGCTTTATGCAAATCGTTTGTCCGCCTGATGCGGACTTTGCGGACGAAAATCTGCAGGATTGGCTGCGTAAGGTGATTGAAGAATCAATGAGGAGGAATGCGAAAAGTATTCTTCCACCACGTTTGGAACGCTTGGCCAGGCAACATGGGCTGTCTTACACAAGCGTGAAAATAAATTCCAGCCAAGGCAGATGGGGGAGTTGCTCGGGTCGGAAAACTATTAATTTGTCCTATTATCTAGTGTTACTACCCTCTCATCTGATAGACTACGTACTTCTGCATGAACTGTGCCATACCCGCGAGATGAATCACGGCGAACGTTTCTGGGCGCTTCTGAATCAATTTACGGAAGGCAAGGCATTGGCGCTTCGAGGAGAACTGAAGAAATATCGTACAGAAATATAA
- the nusA gene encoding transcription termination factor NusA: protein MAKKEETISLIDTFSEFKELKNIDRTTMVSVLEESFRSVIAKMFGTDENYDVIVNPDKGDFEIWRNREVVADEDLTNPNMQISLSEAQKIDASYEVGEEVTDEVIFAKFGRRAILNLRQTLASKILELEKDSIYNKYIDKVGTIINAEVYQIWKKEMLLLDDEGNELLLPKTEQIPSDFYRKGETARAVVARVDNKNNNPKIILSRTSPVFLQRLFEMEVPEINDGLITIKKIARIPGERAKIAVESYDDRIDPVGACVGVKGSRIHGIVRELRNENIDVINYTSNISLFIQRALSPAKISSIRLNEEEKKAEVFLKPEEVSLAIGKGGLNIKLASMLTEYTIDVFRELDESVADEDIYLDEFRDEIDGWVIDAIKAIGIDTAKAVLNAPREMLIEKTDLEEETVDEVIRILKSEFEESEN, encoded by the coding sequence ATGGCCAAAAAAGAAGAAACAATCAGCTTGATTGATACATTTTCGGAATTTAAGGAACTGAAAAATATCGATAGAACGACGATGGTTAGCGTACTGGAAGAGTCGTTTCGTAGTGTTATCGCGAAAATGTTTGGCACCGATGAGAATTACGACGTGATCGTGAACCCGGACAAGGGGGACTTCGAGATATGGCGTAACCGTGAAGTTGTGGCCGATGAAGACCTGACGAACCCGAATATGCAGATCTCATTGAGTGAAGCGCAGAAAATCGATGCTTCCTATGAGGTGGGTGAAGAGGTGACTGACGAAGTGATCTTTGCCAAATTCGGTCGTCGTGCTATCCTGAATCTCCGCCAGACATTGGCTTCCAAGATTCTGGAATTGGAAAAAGACAGTATTTATAATAAATATATAGATAAGGTAGGTACAATCATCAATGCAGAAGTTTATCAAATCTGGAAAAAGGAAATGTTGCTTCTGGACGATGAAGGAAACGAGTTGCTGTTGCCGAAGACGGAGCAAATCCCAAGCGATTTCTATCGTAAAGGTGAAACGGCCCGTGCGGTGGTTGCCCGCGTGGACAACAAGAATAATAATCCTAAGATTATCTTGTCACGTACTTCTCCCGTTTTCCTGCAACGTCTGTTCGAGATGGAAGTACCCGAAATTAATGATGGTTTGATTACCATTAAGAAGATTGCCCGTATTCCCGGCGAACGTGCCAAGATTGCGGTGGAATCATACGATGACAGAATCGACCCCGTAGGAGCCTGCGTAGGTGTAAAGGGTAGTCGTATTCATGGCATTGTTCGTGAATTGCGCAATGAGAATATTGATGTAATCAATTATACATCGAACATTTCATTGTTTATACAGCGTGCTTTGAGCCCGGCTAAGATTTCTTCTATCCGTCTGAACGAGGAGGAGAAAAAAGCGGAGGTATTCCTCAAACCGGAAGAAGTTTCGTTGGCTATCGGTAAAGGCGGTTTGAATATCAAACTGGCCAGTATGTTAACTGAGTACACTATCGACGTGTTCCGTGAGTTGGATGAGAGTGTAGCTGATGAGGATATCTATCTCGATGAATTCAGAGACGAAATCGACGGATGGGTGATCGACGCTATCAAAGCTATCGGCATCGATACGGCGAAGGCTGTGTTGAATGCTCCTCGTGAGATGTTGATTGAAAAGACGGACTTGGAAGAAGAGACGGTGGACGAGGTAATACGCATTTTGAAATCGGAGTTTGAAGAAAGTGAGAATTGA